The genomic stretch ATCATTTGCCCACCATTCCCTTGCATTGAAGATTTTCCTTACAAGCCAACTAGCTTGTTTAGGTACTTCCATACTTGTTATATCTTTCCTCTTTATGTATTGACCATGTATCCATTTTATCCAGAGTTTGTCCTTCTTGTTCACTACTGCCCATAACAACTTTGTTATTGCTGCCTTATTCCATCTTTCATAGTTGATTATGTTTAGTCCCCCTGCTGCTTTTGGCTTACACAAAGTGTCCCAAGATATAGGATTCCTCTGAGAATTCTCATTGCTTCCATCCAGTCCACAAATCCTCCTGCATATGCCATTCACCATTTTTACAATCTTCTTAGGGATGAGGAACACTTGAGCCCAATAAGTTTGCATTTCAAACAACACACTCTTAATAAATTGTAATATGCCTGCATATGAAAGAAAGTTGGAGGTCCAGCTTCTAATTCTATCCATAATTCTTTCCACCACGGGCATACATTGTTGTATACTGATCTTTTTTGCAGCCAAAGGTATTCCCAAATATTTGAATGGTAAGCTCCCTTCTGATAGTTGCAATTCAGTTAACATTTTGTCTTTGAATTCCCTTTTAACTCCTGCTATATATAATGAACTTTTGTCCATATTAGCATGCAGCCCAAATACTTCAGAAAACTGTTTAAAACATCTCATCAACATCTTCATTGATACTTCATCAGCTCTGCAACACATAAGAAGATTATCTACAAAGCAGATGTGAACAATCTGAAGTTTGCTGCATTTAGGATGAAAGTTGAAGTATGGTATCTTTGTCAGTGTTTTCAGAGCTTTATTGAGATACTCCATGGCTATAACAAACAGGTAAGGTGACATGGGATCCCCTTGTCGCAATCCTTTCCTTGCTTCAAACTTCTCTGTTAGACCTCCATTCAGTAACAAGGAATAGCTTACTGTACTAACACATTTCATAATCAATTCCACTAGCTTATACGGAACTCCAAACTCCAGTAGTACTGCTCTCAAGAATCCCCACTCCACAGAGTCGTAGGCTTTTCTAATGTCCACCTTTATCATACACCTAGGTGACATATTCTTCTGAGAGTATCCTTTTATTAATTCATGTGCCATTATCACATTATCTAAAATATTTCTCCGTTCAATAAAAGCAGACTGAGCAGGCCCAACCAGATAATCCACCACCAATTTGACTCTTAATAATACAGAGTAACTGTTTTGCTTTATTTTTGATATCGTCCACTATCAGTGCTctttctataaaaataaattcaTCTAGCCTAAGAGTTTTCTCAACTTGAAAATAAATTTACTTATATAGTGAATTTGAAAAGAAATTGAATTGGATACTTTTAATtgctaattagttaattaatataGAATTAATTATTTGTTCTCAACCTTAAAAGGAATAATTTTTTTGTTGATTCAAATTCATATTAGATCATCCAAGCCTTAAATATTTAAATGTAACATTAATTTTATCCAAACATTTATAACATGAAAAATTCTAATACCCTTTGAAGTCTGAATTAATATTAATTTATCTAAAGTTAAATTTAGTTAGATATTTTTTGTGATATACTTTAAGTACCTTAATGTTTGAGTTCGTACATTGTTCGAATAAGAATAAATTTAATAGTCAAATCTTAGAGTTAATTTTAAagtattaaaataataatttatctAATATTAATTTATCTTCAAAGGATAAATTTATTGATCATTATTGGCGTAACGTCTTCTTGCTTTGATAATAGTAAGTAGTAAGTAGATATTTGCAAAACAAAGACAACGTAATAGGAATCAATTTAGATTTGGAAGATGGATGGAATAGTTAACGATTAGCGCTTCAAAAGAGTTGAGTTTTTTTTACTATTTATTTAAAGTAAAATTTAATTGATTTAAGGTCCTAATTTTTAGGTATATAATTCAAATTAGAAAAGATTTAATAACTAAATTTAAACGGATTTTCAAGTTTTtattattagaaaaataattaaatgactattttgtctaatataaaatttattttaaagggtaaaaaagacgaacgacatttcgctaagggccttcatagttttaatatagtatagatttaGCAAGTTTAAGGGCATGTTTGGtaggaaggaaaatattttcctgaaAAATGAATgcttttatcacttatttttccaTGTTCGGTTGGTGAGTGAAAAAAACTTTCCGcaaaatattttttagttttgATTAGCAGATAGAAAATATTATTTTGGAAAATATATAATTCAGGCAAACACTACAGGGTGGGAGTGGAGCGTGGTTGGAGGTGGGGGGTTGGGGGGAGTTGGGTGTTGGGGTGGGTGAAGATTAGGGTGAGTGGAGAATAGGGGCGGACCCACATGGAGTCAAGAGGGTTCATATGAACCCGCTTCATCGAAAAATAACACTGTATATAGGTATATTTTTTCTGTCTTCAAACAAGTAaaggtataaatataattttgaacCCACTACAAACAAGTAAGTTGTCTAGCCTGTTGGTAAAGAGGGTTCAAATTTTCCATATGGTCCTGAGTTCAAAACCAGCTAGTCAGATATGACctctatttttgttttttgaacccttttgaaaaatactttccaaaacattGAGTCAACCAAAAcatggaaaaattggaaaaatattttcctttcatATCAAGATAGAGTAAGTATTCGGAGGCCAAAAGATTGAGAAGTGAACCATCATTTAGAGAGTGGCTCCACATTATACTACACAACAAAAAAAGTTCAAAACAGTACAACAATTAAATGCAAAACCAGGAGAACCCCCATAGAGTAAATGACCATATTACTTGTTAAAACCAATACCCAGCAACAAAATGGTATTATCTGAAGCTAAAAGCTCAAAACTTGCTCCCTGCAGAATCTGAACATTGTCTGAATTACATTATGTGGATTGTGAAATAAATCAAAACAGAAAACTGAATACACGAAGCATCTGCCTATGGTCGTGGGCTTATGTCTGTGCATTCGAGTAGCTATTGCAATATTGATACAAAAATGAAGAGggaaaaaatgaatgaatatCAACTTCATATATTAGCAAAAACATAAAATTAACAATACTAAGCTTGGTCTATACAGCCTAATGTTGCTTCTACTCTTGTTAGTTTCCTTTCCCTTCATCTTCATTTAGAATGCGATTGCGAAAATCATTGACCATGAGTGGCAGCCCCTCGCGCAAGGGTACTTTGGGCTCCCAGTTTAGTAGTTCCTTTGCTTTGCTGATATCTGGTTTCCTCTTGTGAGGATCATCAGCTGTGTTAGCTCTGAACTCAATAGTAGCACTTGGATCAATCACTTCTTTGACCACCTGTATTCCCAAGGACAATGACTTAGAGTTATTTGATAACATAACTCGCAGTTGAACCAGGTAATTTCTTGACATTAGATACAGTTTGTAGTCTACAACCTAGTGCACTGAGTACCACTTCAAACGGACTGGACTTATTCACTGAAAACCGAAAATGGTGGATAACACTGTATGTCCAGCCAACTATAAGTTTATACTGACAAGACAATAAAATACTATGTTCTTTAACTTAATTATGATTTGTTTCTTATATTGAAGACCTACTTCCACTAAGCATGGATAAATTAGATGCCCAATCAACTATAACTATAAATCACTGTTCTATactattttacttttattttttcccTTATATCAAACACATGTTTCTCAATAAGCAGATACTGTGTAGAAAAAGTACATATTACTCCCTTCATCCTAATTTACATGACAGTTTCCATATAGGCACACCCCAAAATGCTTGACTCCTTTCAACCTTTAATACAATTTTCACAAGTTTGAAGAATTCAAATTCTTTTAAATATACAAATCATAACTCTAAAGTGATGGTTTCACCATCAAACTGATTTTCAACCATTACTTTGATATCTTCTTCTAGTACCACAAATATAATTTTTGTCAAATTTAACATTTTAAGCTCTGTGTCTAGTCAAATACCgtcaaataaaatgagacgaaaGAGTGCTATTGATATAAAAGGAGCCAATAATTAAATATAAACACGGTATAAGTTCGAGATAAACCAATGTTATTGCAAAACAATAACTATAAAGGAACACAACTTTATCCAGATCAGATAGTGCAGATTTAATATTTTGACGCTAGAAAATGTTCAGTGAGTCTTTTAACAACAATTTATAGTTGTATCAAATAGCCACAGACAAAAACAAAAGGCGAATTTTATCtgtcataaaaaaaatataaaactgcAATCCATTGAGCAAAAATGATAAAATGAcagcaaaagaagaaaaaacatgCAAACTAAACAAGCAACAATCAATAAATAGCCCATAGAAGTAGCGCGAGAACTACTTGTGAACAGGCAGATATGCATTACAGCAGATATCATGGCTTACCTCGGCAAGCTCTAACATGGTAAACTCTCCTGGGTTTCCCAAGTTGAAAGGGCCAATATGCTCACCTTCCATTAAGGCCATTAATCCATCAACCTTTAATCAACAAAAAGTTATTTGTCTTAATATCATTGTTTGCATTCCAACAGAATGATAGACTGTAAAGAAATATTCAACTATGCATAAGCAAAAAGCAAGCTGGCGCATTTGGACTTTTGAATTGGACAAAATTTCCACGACAAATTAATGAATTTGCAAAATATTTACAAAAAATGAGATGTAAAATAATCAGATAATGCACATGTAAAAAGCTTGCATGCACAAACATTTATACATTTATAAGTAAGAAATGTTTCGGATACTAGATGGTTATACCAAAACAATGTTCCTTGTTTCTTCTAACCAGCTCCTAACAGGAAAATGGCAACAATGACCACTAACTAATCTAGGCTTTGTAGACCAGGCAAATGTCCATGCTCTTTTAGTTTGGCAAGACCATAATATTCCACTGTTAGCATCTCCTATGCTTTTTGAGATTGTCTCCCAACCTTGAACCCTCGACCTAGTAGTTTGGAGAGAACTCCCCCAACCACTATGAACAAGGATGGCCGGTGATAGCATCTCATATGTGTATCATCAGTGGCGAATGTAGTGTTAAAGTGACGGGTTCAATTGAACTCATAATTTTCAATGCGGAGTATAATtaatatataaaaatttattaaatttgcaaaaaatagtagatatgaacccataactttaaaaatataatgggttcaatactAAATATCTTAAACATTAAACCCATAAAGTTTAAATCATGGATCTGCCTCGTGTATCATTAGACAAGTCATTGTGTTAACAGAAGGCCAATATGTTAAGGAATCCTTCACAAGGTATTCCGTTTAGCAACTAATCGATTTGTACTTTCTCAACCAACGGCATAGCAAAGTATTTTAGTCTTCTAGAGCATTGTTTCATTTCTAAAGCTTCTTTCCAGACATATTACAACTTGGAAATATAGCCACAATAGAAAGTTGTACTTGTCAGGCGAAATATCTAGTGCACTGAAACTCATGGTCTGCAAAGTGATTCTCACACTAATGTACGTTAATTCACTGGATTTCATTGGCCAAATACATAGACAGCCCCCTGAAATTGTCCGAATATTTCATCTAACCATCTACATTAAACCTATGATTACTTGAACACCCAACCCCTACTTTAACTGTGTCACTTAAACACGTCTTGCTGACATGGCACTTAGTGTGAGCCCCACAAATGTTGAGAGTGAATGTTAAAAAAAAGTGCTCAATGGACTAATGGTAAGAAATAGACTCCCTCCCTCATTCGATAGGTGACCCccctcatttttcttctcccccaAACTCATTTTCTGCCATTTTTTCTGACCATAGGTTCAGACGCGACAGAAATCTTTATACTCATATCCAATACATCCAAAATCATGAATTATTAGCTATTCCCAGATTCCGGACTAAGTTAACTGATTGGATTTAAAATCAGGGGAATGATAAAATTGTGGCTACCGGCCACAGCTAATGATATGTTTTGATAACCCCTCTATTCTTATCTAAACAATTGAACCTATAAAGTTTAAATTCAAGCATTTCCATGACCCCATTTAGTCTCTTAAAATTTTAATGAAAGCAATATCTTCTTTTAATTCAGGTTGGATTCTCTGAATCCAGCTACAAAGCATTCCCTCGGTGATGCTAAGCAGCATATAATCACAACTCAGCAGCTGCCCACTGTAAGATTCATGGAGTagatctttttttttccttttctaaagaAGCTAAGACAGTTCAGTAAAAAAAATGATGGCAGATAGATGCCATCACTCTGTAATAGAAAAGCAAAGATCTTTGAGTAAAATCATGTACTTCTTTGACCATCACTGTGCTCACCATAAGATTCTTGgagaagaattttttttatttttaaaaaaagaagcaAGACGCTCGAGTAAAAACCATGATATTACATAGATGTTATCAGTCTATAATATAAAAGCAAAGATCTTTGAGTAAACCATGTACTTTCCCCATCCAATTGTTTGACCTACTTTTCATTTTTAGTCAGAGGTGTAAAGATTTGCATCTTTCCCAATTGGAGAAAATGTCAAAGGCTCAAAATGTTAAACTTACATATAATAACATTGTGTTATATCATATTGCATAAGAGGAGACACCTTTACACTTTCCATATCTTCAACTAATATTGGATTATGCAAGCTCAAACTTAATAGCTTGTTCAAACTTTATCCACTTAATATCTGCTAGCCAAACTAGGTAGGTCACTAAGGGCGCAGTATCTtccaaaaaatggtaaaatattttgTCCACTAAATTAAGCAAGTTAAAGAAGAGggcatatgtcacgacccaagttcatGTCACATACTGTCCGCCTTGTCCCAACAGACCCCTTTGTCCCTTTGGGCTATACCATCTTCGAGCCCAAGCGGGGGTACCATGTTAACGTGTGTTATACCTTATAAAGCTCTTCACTTTCCTCTCCCATTCCAATGTGGGGTTCGCCTAAAGTGACATGTGCACCCCTTCTTCAGAAGTTTGCCAACCTAGAAGCCTGACAGTCCTGCTTGACCCCTCCTCGGCGGCCCATCCTCCGTCATGGGGCGTCACAGCATATAAATCTATTTGCTGCCAGATTTAGAACTTCACCTTACAAGCTCTTTCGCAACATAAAATAATCGAATGTTGCTTAAAGTAAAAAATAATTGGCTCAACTAGGAAGAAATGTCGATATTGGCTATACCATACATCATTTATTAATTTTTTGGAATGATTTACATTTCCAAGAGCTTAAATCAAGTTTTGCTTCCACAACTACCACCGGTGGTTGACCTAACTCAGCAATTACCCACCTACTATTTCCCCACCTTTCAGTCTTTGTTTAACTAATATAATTTACCACAAGCATGTACCCTTCTAGCATCCTTCTTTATGCACTGAAGATAACGATGGCATACTAGGGCAGCAACATAAAAATGGATGATAGCTAGTTAAAATGACATACCAAATCAGATACATACTGAAAGCTTCGTGTCTGCTTCCCATCACCATAGACTGTCATTGGTTGCCTGCGGATGGCCTGCAACATGGTTTTTAGAAAGAGATTTACAAATTCGGTTTACAGCACTGGTTTTAGTATAAGCTGAGATGGCAAACCTGGGAAACAAAGTTGCTGACAACACGTCCATCATCGAGACACATGCGAGGTCCATATGTATTGAAAATTCGGGCAATACGCACCTGCATATGAATATTACAGGTTGTGAACTCTGGTCATCTATGAAATATGATATCAATTACTGCTTATATTCTCTTTTTGGTGAGCAAACCATAAAGTTGGAAGAGATAGAGTTAAATGCCATGTCATAAATAGAAAACTGATTAGGATAGATTCTTAAATTAGAAAGCATACAACTGGAACTAGAAAAAGCCTCCCTGTTATTGCCTATATTCCATACTCTTTCATGATCATAATAAAGAAGAGTTTTTCAAGGTTTCACAATATAGAACTGCAAACATTATTTTTCATGACTTAAGATACAAGCAGCTTCCAAAATTTATGAATAGAAGAGTTGTTCACTTATTGCTTCAACCAGAAGAGTTGTTTGACCACCAAACTAACTATTCATTTCACATAGAAGGCTAAAGCCTTCAGAATGGAAAGCTCATTCAAATGCACATGAGCATTCAGCACATCACATGCAGTACTAAGAAACACAAATCCTTCATTACCTCAACACCTGCACCACGATGGTAATCCATAGTCAAGGTTTCAGCAGTTCGTTTCCCCTCATCATAGCAGCTCCTAACCCCTAGATATTTCAAGACGCTCAAATGTCACTAAAAACCATCAGACATACTACCTTACCAAAGAAAAACCACATAAAAATTATTGAGGCTGCTGCGCACCTATTGGATTCACATGTCCCCAATATGTTTCTTTTTGTGGATGCTCAAGTGGATCACCATAAACCTCACTTGTACTAGTAAGCAAGAACCGCGCACCAATTCTTTTGGCAAGTCCCAACATGTTAAGCGTACCCATCACATTTGTCTTGTAATCATAGTTAAGGATCTCAAATACATCCAAtcgaataaaataataaaataccaATTAAACATGCACGAAATTCCTTAACATGTTAATTAGTGCAGAAAAAGAATTGTTACACTATCAGACTACTTAAAAAGCCAAATTGATGTTCAAGCATCATAAAAGCTAAATTATAGCAAACTTTCTATGATAAGCATGGATTAGCAACCTGCAACATGTTAAGAGCACCATCACACTTGTCTTGTAATTGCAATTAAGTATCTCAGATACATACAAATTAACAAAGATGATAGATcctttcggggtaggggtaaggtctgcgtacaccataccctccccagaccccactaaagGGATTTTACGGGTATGTTGTTGATAGAACTCCAATTAatgaataaaaaaagaaaaagacagcctggtgcactaagctccctcTATACGCGGAGTCCGTGGAAGTGTCGGACCACATTGGGTCTTAAGTATACAGCCTTACCTTGCATTTATATATAGGCAGTTTTAGCAGTTTGAACCCACGACCTCCTAGTCACAAGGCTACAACTTTTACCGGTTCACCAAGGCTCACCAATTAAAACATGCAGGAAATTCCTTAACATGTTAACAATTATGGAGTTTAACTTTTATACATTTGCAGTACAAAAGAATATTTATAGTATGAGGCTGCTTAAAAGTCAATTACAGCTAGCTTTTTATGGCAATCATTCATTAGTAACCTACAAAAGATGGTAAACGACATGTTATATCACGTAAAACTACATTGATAGTATAAAAATATCTTACACTATCTATcgatataatttaaattcataattaacacggtaaaatataaagaaaataatgATGTGGAAAAGGATATAATAGTTTTGACAGGATTATACTTGTAATGAACAGGAGAAGCAGGGCAAGCCAAGTGGTAGATCTGATCCACTTCTAACAAAATAGGCTCAACAACATCATGTCTTATTAATTCAAATCTATGATTCCCAAAATGATGCATCACATTTTCTTTCCTCCCAGTAAAAAAATTATCAATCACAATAACATCATCACCTCGTTTAATTAACTTATCAACCAAATGACTCCCTACAAAACCGGCCCCACCAGTCACTACAATCCGCATGCGTTTTTTCCCTATCCCAACTGGGACCCGCCATGTCTTAAACGACGTCGTAACGGTTGATGTGTGGGTTAAGGGAACGGATTCGGAAACGTGAAATGATGAATTGGGAATTGGAGAAGATGGGTTTAGACTGGGCTGGAGAATGAAAAATGTTGAGCCAATGAGAATGCCAACTAATATGAAGAGAAGGCGTTGTTCTTTAAGGAGGTAATTAATGGATCTAGGTAGAGATCTGGGGTGTTTGAGAGGCTTTGGGGAAGAAGGTGGGGTTGTGTTTTTTGATATTGACATTGACATTTCTTCATCTCTTCTGTGATTCATACTTGATTGCGTGTGCAATTTCATGGCTTTTTGTTATTCTTCTAGATATTTGATGAGAAATTTTCAGGTTCTTGGAATGAATTTTGAGTGTTTATGGATTGGAATATTTCAGGTAGAAGCAGAGTTGGTTGTTTTCAGAGTCAGAAATGGCAGCTTCAAAGTCTATAATGGTTGAGCTTGAGCGGTTGCATTTTTCTTACAGAAAGGGACGTTTATAAGCTTTAACTATATTTATACTGGCCCCGTAAAATAGTACTGAAATAACCAGTTTTCAGATTGGTCGGGCAAAAAAAACTAGCATATACTAAGTCAATGAAAACATTGGCCAAATTACTATTTTCAGGTCACTATATATTGGTAGACCCAAATGGCATTGATTTACTATTTTCAAATGAAAATAGACATTGATTTGGGTCTACCGATTATTGGCCAGCGTATATAAATCAATGAAAATAGCCAATAAAAATAGTAAATCAATGGCATTTGGGTCTACCAATTATTGGCCAGCGTATACCCGCTATCTGTACTAGCCAATATATGTGAATAGTTATTTGGGtctgtacatatatatatatatatatatatatatatatatatattagaaaaAGTAAACATTAAACTTGGTTGGCTATTTGTATAATAATCCCGATTATTTTTTAATGGCATGGTGTGCTCGTCTTGGGTTCATTTGGATTATTTCAACAAGTATTCTTATATTATCCCTAGTACAGATAGCAGGTAATTTTACTTGTTAAGGCTTACAGAAAATAACTATTTTATGCTTTTTTGTTGTGTTagatttaaaaataaaacctgtTCTCTTCCTACTTTATTGACCAATGAAATTTACTGTAAATTTAAAGTGTTTTAAAGACTTTTCAGATGCTTTTTAGAAGCTATACTTTTAGAAAACTCTTTCCAAAAAATGTCCAAAAGGAAATATGTTGACAATCACCAGAGAATGCCAACAGGcatttatttaaattcaaaaaataaGAGGGTATTGTGTTGTAGCTCAGAAAAATGAAGAGGGTAAAGTGGAATTTTTCATTTTATACAATACTTTTTGgtaattttttcaattttcttgaGATGTGTTACAATAGTTTAGGGCCGTTTAGAGAATTTCTAACAGTGATTATTTCATTTTGCCCAATAACTTTTTTAGGTTAAgaagtattttatttcattcagtgGGTGCAGTGCGGGGGATATATTATTTATCCTTatttaaaagttcaaaatgaTTAAGTGCAATTTGTTCTTTCACTTTTACCGaagaaatattttaaaaagatgttcttttcttcttcttaaaaAGTATCTGGACAAACCCCTGTGTTACCCTACCTTTTCAAGTCTCAAGCAACTTGGCATTCTAATAATCACTTTTGTATACATGCAAAATTATATGTAGAGACGGATTGATAGATTTGAATTTTATGGGGTTAGTATTCGATATTTATCACATTCTATTAAATTTActgaattcaaaatttattattgtCCTTATTCAAAATCACCTTATT from Nicotiana sylvestris chromosome 12, ASM39365v2, whole genome shotgun sequence encodes the following:
- the LOC104246276 gene encoding UDP-glucuronic acid decarboxylase 1-like, translating into MKLHTQSSMNHRRDEEMSMSISKNTTPPSSPKPLKHPRSLPRSINYLLKEQRLLFILVGILIGSTFFILQPSLNPSSPIPNSSFHVSESVPLTHTSTVTTSFKTWRVPVGIGKKRMRIVVTGGAGFVGSHLVDKLIKRGDDVIVIDNFFTGRKENVMHHFGNHRFELIRHDVVEPILLEVDQIYHLACPASPVHYKYNPVKTIKTNVMGTLNMLGLAKRIGARFLLTSTSEVYGDPLEHPQKETYWGHVNPIGVRSCYDEGKRTAETLTMDYHRGAGVEVRIARIFNTYGPRMCLDDGRVVSNFVSQAIRRQPMTVYGDGKQTRSFQYVSDLVDGLMALMEGEHIGPFNLGNPGEFTMLELAEVVKEVIDPSATIEFRANTADDPHKRKPDISKAKELLNWEPKVPLREGLPLMVNDFRNRILNEDEGKGN